One stretch of Equus przewalskii isolate Varuska chromosome 9, EquPr2, whole genome shotgun sequence DNA includes these proteins:
- the PNMA8B gene encoding LOW QUALITY PROTEIN: paraneoplastic antigen-like protein 8B (The sequence of the model RefSeq protein was modified relative to this genomic sequence to represent the inferred CDS: inserted 2 bases in 2 codons; deleted 3 bases in 2 codons) yields the protein MSQLEAAGVWSPESWPRHLHLNSEPWALLQVGIGTTRCSPGPPPSPSCPATGGPVAVSLLWAWCRGLDGDVHRAPLVTGIPRGQAASEAVLQPAFLALGACRLRNTRAVRNEEAEAALVEPVEDVNRAAIPREILGQAGVWKVLCKDXQRTILRQMECLLLDERPTQATVAGDTGDTPIPRTSATEAPGSEQAAWKAGSLXGAAGKAGRGHRGCRNRARGKRLTPKGKKSGRAGRAFTSAKSNSKDSSIESRAIEMAEVEEEDSGADDNDNVLSPMSDSQKQQEVKKQWALQGNRDKAEGPLELLALVMVTDRAKKEEMEKGPPDLVRLTQRPGAAPRHGGSLGHKGRIMRCPRAAMHPRRVQECNNQDAEGGWRTPRSGHGGREERVRLQNREETLKVAPATESLGLSDQKDQKDDALPKGSSVMAKEASGTHVQAEEAGCRVDAMVLRKAEGGGKLLEGISTSAEPEKAFERKKSRGGRRPLPQCRWGHGGSQPLRLLGGARSRWKKERETRPPEAAAPVMGQCLRVPRRLGFGPRVSTRGRVSMDVGRLGGQRGQAGQRPSRTQACGSPRSSHQLSPDHGLTSPSALALRPLT from the exons ATGAGCCAGCTGGAAGCAGCGGGAGTGTGGAGCCCCGAGTCCTGGCCTCGCCACCTTCACCTGAACTCTGAGCCCTGGGCGCTGCTCCAGGTGGGGATTGGCACCACGCGCTGCAGCCCAGGTCCGCCTCCGTCCCCCTCCTGCCCCGCGACCGGCGGCCCTGTGGCCGTGAGCCTTTTGTGGGCCTGGTGCCGGGGGCTGGACGGGGACGTGCACAGGGCCCCGCTGGTCACCGGCATCCCAAGGGGGCAGGCTGCCAGTGAGGCTGTCCTGCAGCCGGCCTTCCTGGCCCTGGGCGCGTGCAGGCTGCGGAACACGCGGGCCGTGAGGAACGAGGAGGCCGAGGCCGCCCTGGTGGAGCCCGTGGAGGACGTTAATCGCGCCGCCATCCCCAGGGAGATCCTGGGCCAGGCCGGTGTCTGGAAGGTTCTGTGCAAGG TGCAGAGGACAATCCTGAGACAGATGGAATGCCTGCTGCTGGACGAAAGGCCCACTCAGGCCACAGTGGCTGGGGACACTGGGGACACGCCCATCCCTCGTACTTCGGCGACTGAGGCCCCAGGGTCGGAGCAGGCGGCCTGGAAAGCTGGCTCCC CTGGTGCAGCCGGCAAGGCTGGGAGGGGCCATCGGGGCTGCAGAAACAGAGCCAGAGGCAAGAGGTTGACCCCGAAGGGCAAGAAGAGCGGCAGAGCAGGGCGGGCGTTTACCTCTGCAAAGAGCAATTCCAAGGACTCTTCCATCGAGAGCCGGGCCATCGAGATggcagaggtggaggaggaggactcGGGTGCAGATGACAATGACAATGTGCTGTCCCCGATG TCAGACAGCCAAAAGCAACAAGAAGTTAAGAAGCAGTGGGCCCTCCAGGGCAACAGGGACAAGGCAGAGGGTCCCCTGGAGCTCTTGGCCCTGGTGATGGTGACGGACAGAGCCAagaaggaggagatggagaaagggccCCCAGATTTGGTGAGATTGACACAGAGGCCGGGGGCTGCACCCCGACATGGTGGCTCTCTCGGCCACAAGGGACGGATC ATGAGATGCCCAAGGGCAGCGATGCATCCAAGGCGGGTCCAGGAATGCAACAACCAAGACGCAGAGGGGGGATGGAGAACCCCGCGTTCTGGCCATGGTGGCCGAGAGGAGCGCGTCAGACTCCAAAACCGGGAGGAGACGTTGAAAGTCGCTCCTGCAACAGAGTCACTGGGCTTGAGCGACCAGAAAGACCAAAAAGATGATGCCCTTCCCAAGGGCTCCTCCGTCATGGCCAAGGAGGCTTCGGGAACCCACgtgcaggcagaggaggcaggCTGCCGGGTGGATGCCATGGTCCTGAGGAAGGCCGAGGGCGGCGGGAAGCTTCTGGAAGGTATTTCCACCTCAGCTGAGCCTGAGAAGGCCTTTGAGAGGAAGAAGTCTCGTGGGGGCAGGAGGCCGCTTCCCCAGTGCCGCTGGGGACACGGAGGCAGCCAACCCCTGCGCCTCCTGG GTGGCGCGCGGTCCCGATGGAAGAAGGAGCGAGAAACTCGTCCCCCGGAGGCAGCAGCCCCAGTGATGGGTCAGTGTCTCAGGGTCCCCAGACGGCTGGGCTTTGGGCCCCGGGTTAGCACAAGGGGGAGAGTGTCCATGGACGTCGGGCGCCTGGGAGGCCAGCGGGGCCA GGCCGGGCAGCGCCCCTCCCGCACGCAGGCCTGTGGCTCCCCTCGGTCGTCCCACCAGCTGTCCCCTGACCATGGGCTGACCAGCCCTTCCGCGCTGGCCTTGCGGCCCCTGACTTAA